One region of bacterium genomic DNA includes:
- a CDS encoding LL-diaminopimelate aminotransferase codes for MKSRLERVPPYLFSQLVAARREAEKKGLSIIDLGIGDPDIPTPSHIVERMREAVLNGDYHRYDESDKGLPIFRQAVINWYRERFGVELGMEEVLSLIGCKEGLAHIIWALVENPDDIVLVPDPAYPVYKNNTLLAGGTPYIMPLRRENAFLPDLKAIPKEVARKAKLMFLNYPNNPTGSVAPREFFEEVVEFALENEIIVCHDCAYSEIYYDTPPISFLSVPGAKEVGIEFHSLSKTFNMTGWRVGFAVGNEKIVSLLTSFKSHIDSGVFMAIQDVAAYALENPNGHPEKMREIYRSRRDIVVEGLREAGLEVSPPPATFYIWVALPSGISSADWAGRLLNEEGVVVTPGRGYGEYGEGYVRIALTVKAEDVDGTLREAVRRIKEFLKRGEGDR; via the coding sequence ATGAAGAGTAGATTGGAAAGAGTTCCGCCTTATCTTTTCAGTCAACTCGTAGCCGCCCGCAGAGAGGCGGAGAAGAAGGGATTGTCAATAATAGATTTGGGAATCGGCGACCCCGATATCCCAACCCCTTCACATATCGTTGAGAGGATGAGGGAAGCAGTTCTTAATGGGGATTATCATCGCTACGATGAAAGTGATAAAGGATTGCCGATTTTTAGGCAAGCGGTGATAAATTGGTATAGGGAAAGATTTGGGGTGGAGTTGGGGATGGAGGAAGTCTTATCCCTTATCGGTTGTAAGGAAGGGCTTGCCCATATAATTTGGGCTTTGGTAGAGAATCCCGATGACATCGTTCTCGTTCCCGACCCTGCCTATCCCGTTTATAAAAACAATACCCTCTTGGCGGGAGGAACCCCTTATATAATGCCCTTGAGGAGGGAGAATGCCTTCCTTCCCGACCTAAAAGCTATCCCCAAGGAAGTGGCGAGGAAAGCGAAGCTTATGTTTCTTAACTATCCCAACAACCCAACGGGGAGCGTCGCTCCGAGGGAATTCTTTGAAGAGGTTGTTGAATTCGCATTGGAAAACGAGATAATAGTCTGCCACGATTGCGCCTATTCAGAGATATATTATGATACTCCACCAATCTCCTTTTTAAGCGTTCCCGGGGCGAAGGAAGTCGGGATTGAATTTCATTCCCTCTCCAAGACTTTTAATATGACGGGATGGCGGGTGGGATTCGCGGTGGGAAATGAAAAAATAGTGAGCCTCTTGACTTCCTTCAAATCCCACATAGATTCAGGGGTGTTCATGGCTATACAGGATGTAGCCGCTTATGCCCTTGAGAATCCCAATGGGCACCCAGAGAAGATGAGGGAGATATATAGGAGCAGGAGGGACATCGTTGTTGAAGGATTAAGGGAGGCTGGATTGGAGGTTTCCCCTCCACCAGCTACATTTTATATCTGGGTTGCCCTTCCCTCGGGGATTTCGTCCGCTGATTGGGCGGGGAGGTTGCTGAACGAAGAAGGAGTTGTTGTTACGCCTGGTAGGGGGTATGGAGAGTATGGTGAGGGATATGTAAGGATTGCCTTGACGGTTAAAGCAGAGGATGTGGATGGAACTCTCAGGGAAGCCGTAAGAAGGATAAAGGAATTTCTCAAGAGAGGTGAAGGAGATAGATAA